From Aedes albopictus strain Foshan chromosome 1, AalbF5, whole genome shotgun sequence, one genomic window encodes:
- the LOC134288087 gene encoding uncharacterized protein K02A2.6-like codes for MATNSFSAHGEEMQQAILQMAQLLQRLATPTPISQEKVLESLSTNINEFVYDPENGITFEKWFARYSDLFDNDARNLDDAAKVRLLLRKLDHASHSRYVNYILPRLPKDIDFDETVSTLKKIFGTPTSVFNKRFQCLQLVKNEADDIISYGGKVNRACEEFEFEKVNIDHFKCLVFVCGLKAPRYADIRARLLSRMEGETADAPVTLQTLIDEFQRLVNLKADTTLIEKPSGSKQAVHAVSEKKEHQSQRPPKPKGKPFPSTPCWQCGQVHYVRDCPFSDHRCKTCDRVGHKEGYCGCIKKSPGGDSSPAHPTAKKPTKKKQKHYGGSSSQTRGVSVVNHIANRSRKRRFVTTTINDVTTSLQLDSASDITVICEQTWHQLGKPETTPASIDAVNASGEPLGLIGEFQCDVTLNGTTKRGKCFVTSSPNLNVFGIDWIDMFDLWSLPFDSICNSIASTTKPAFDDEVQKLRSDHPDVFDDSLGHCTKTKVKLFLKSNAKPVFCPKRPVPFNTTPLVDAELNRLESMGIISPVDFSEWAAPIVAVRKPNGRVRICADYSTGLNDALEANNYPLPTPEEIFAQLAGSRVFSIIDLSDAYLQVEVDDDSKKLLTINTHKGLFQFNRLAPGVKSAPGAFQRLVDGMIADIPGVRSFIDDAIVFGATWEEHAESLNKLLTRLAQYGFHVKAEKCKFFQTELGYLGHIVDRHGIRPDPEKLQAIANIPAPTNVTELRSFLGAVNYYGRFVRNIHELRHPLDQLLKKDVKWQWNDRCQQSFEKFKAVLQSELLLTHYDPTLPIIVAADACNTGIGAVILHKFPDGRMKAVQHASRSLTPAEQGYGQPEKEALALVYAVTKFHKYLLGRHFTLQTDHKPLLAIFGSKKGIPLHTANRLQRWALIMLNYDFDIQHISTNDFGCADMLSRLIDRTARPEEEYVVAAINLEEDMVSIVNDSLDKLPVSFTALQHATKENKVLKSVASFIEKGWPRDSKSVNDPDLLPYYNRRDSLSIVNGCVMLHDRVVVPDQFRKKILKQFHRGHPGVVRMKAIARSFVYWPGIDDEIEEFVRNCNPCCVAGKAPVKTTLESWPAPSKPWSRIHIDYAGPVDGVYFLVVVDPFSKWPEVFATRTTTANTTMRLLSESFATFGIPETIVSDNGPQFAGHEFRTFCQSLGIQHLRTAPYHPQSNGLAERFVDTVKRSLRKIRSGGESLDSALQTFLQVYRTTPTSDLDGKSPAEIMFGRPIRTISSLLLPQTECCSPSSSKSEKQNEAFNKKHGAIARTFEPGDPVYAQVHQANSWQWEAATVIERIGKVNYNVFLVDRQRLIRSHANQLKKRAADPVRTVDSTPLSVFVDEFGLSCPTPVRDPIPGPGNPTVPAMSEPDSGDSEYFSESGSEEAAAPPPNVNNRPRRTTRLPARFEPYYLS; via the coding sequence ATGGCGACAAATTCGTTTTCCGCACACGGGGAGGAAATGCAGCAAGCGATTCTGCAAATGGCTCAACTGCTCCAACGATTGGCCACGCCGACGCCGATCAGCCAGGAGAAAGTGCTAGAGTCCCTCTCCACGAACATCAACGAGTTTGTGTACGACCCCGAAAACGGCATCACCTTCGAAAAGTGGTTTGCACGTTATTCGGATCTTTTCGACAACGACGCCCGGAATCTCGACGACGCGGCCAAGGTACGTCTTCTCCTGCGGAAGCTGGATCATGCTTCACACAGCCGCTACGTGAACTACATCCTGCCCAGGCTTCCGAAAGACATCGATTTCGACGAAACGGTTTCCacgctgaagaaaattttcggcaCACCGACATCCGTTTTTAACAAGCGCTTCCAGTGCCTGCAGCTGGTGAAAAACGAGGCCGACGACATCATCAGCTACGGTGGGAAGGTAAACCGTGCTTGCGAGGAGTTCGAGTTCGAGAAAGTGAACATCGATCACTTCAAGTGCTTGGTTTTCGTGTGTGGTCTCAAGGCACCACGCTACGCCGATATCCGAGCACGACTTCTTTCCCGCATGGAGGGCGAGACGGCTGATGCACCAGTGACTCTCCAGACGCTCATCGACGAGTTCCAACGACTGGTCAATCTCAAGGCGGACACGACGCTCATCGAAAAACCATCAGGTTCGAAGCAAGCCGTCCACGCGGTCTCGGAGAAAAAGGAGCACCAGTCTCAACGTCCACCGAAGCCGAAAGGTAAGCCATTTCCATCCACACCATGCTGGCAATGCGGTCAGGTCCACTACGTCCGTGACTGCCCGTTTTCCGACCATCGCTGCAAGACATGTGATCGCGTCGGTCACAAGGAAGGTTACTGCGGCTGCATCAAGAAATCGCCCGGCGGTGATTCCAGCCCAGCTCATCCGACCGCAAAGAAGCCTACAAAGAAGAAGCAGAAGCATTACGGCGGTTCCAGTTCCCAAACCCGAGGAGTCTCCGTGGTGAACCACATCGCAAACCGTTCCAGGAAGCGAAGATTCGTGACGACAACCATCAACGACGTCACTACGTCGCTGCAACTGGACTCCGCAAGCGACATCACGGTTATCTGCGAGCAAACCTGGCATCAGCTGGGTAAACCGGAAACGACACCTGCGTCGATCGATGCAGTCAACGCGTCCGGTGAGCCACTGGGGCTCATTGGCGAGTTCCAATGCGACGTCACGCTCAACGGAACAACGAAACGTGGCAAATGCTTTGTCACGTCGTCCCCTAACCTCAACGTTTTCGGCATCGACTGGATCGATATGTTCGACTTGTGGTCGTTGCCATTCGATTCGATCTGCAACAGCATCGCTTCGACGACCAAGCCAGCTTTCGACGATGAAGTCCAGAAGCTCCGGAGCGACCATCCGGACGTGTTCGACGACTCGCTGGGGCACTGCACCAAGACGAAGGTAAAGCTTTTTCTTAAATCTAACGCAAAACCAGTTTTTTGTCCAAAGCGCCCGGTTCCATTCAACACCACTCCATTGGTGGACGCCGAGCTCAACCGTCTCGAGTCGATGGGAATCATCTCTCCTGTCGATTTTTCGGAGTGGGCCGCTCCGATCGTCGCCGTCCGTAAGCCCAATGGACGTGTTCGCATCTGTGCGGACTACTCGACTGGACTGAACGATGCGTTGGAAGCGAACAACTATCCTCTGCCGACGCCGGAGGAGATTTTCGCCCAGTTGGCCGGAAGTCGCGTGTTCAGCATCATCGATTTGTCAGACGCCTACCTGCAAGTCGAGGTGGACGACGATTCGAAGAAGCTCCTAACCATCAACACGCACAAGGGGCTGTTCCAATTCAACCGCCTCGCTCCAGGGGTGAAATCCGCACCAGGGGCATTCCAGCGGTTGGTCGACGGCATGATTGCCGACATTCCAGGCGTGCGCTCTTTCATCGACGACGCCATAGTTTTTGGTGCTACCTGGGAGGAACACGCAGAGTCACTCAACAAGCTGCTGACTCGACTGGCACAGTACGGGTTCCACGTCAAGGCGGAAAAGTGCAAGTTTTTCCAGACCGAACTCGGTTATCTGGGTCACATCGTGGATCGTCATGGCATCCGCCCAGATCCAGAGAAGCTGCAAGCCATCGCCAACATCCCAGCACCAACCAACGTGACCGAACTACGCTCGTTTCTCGGGGCCGTCAACTACTACGGTAGGTTTGTACGCAACATCCACGAGCTACGTCACCCGCTGGACCAGCTGCTGAAGAAAGATGTCAAGTGGCAGTGGAACGACCGATGCCAGCAATCGTTCGAAAAGTTCAAAGCGGTTCTGCAGTCCGAGCTGCTGCTGACACACTACGACCCGACGCTGCCTATCATCGTTGCAGCAGACGCCTGCAACACCGGCATTGGTGCGGTGATACTGCACAAATTTCCGGACGGCAGAATGAAGGCAGTTCAGCACGCTTCTCGCTCGCTCACACCAGCCGAGCAAGGTTATGGTCAACCGGAGAAGGAAGCATTGGCTCTCGTGTACGCGGTGACCAAGTTCCACAAATATCTGCTGGGACGCCACTTCACCCTGCAGACAGACCACAAGCCGCTACTCGCAATTTTCGGATCGAAGAAGGGCATACCGTTGCACACTGCCAACCGACTGCAACGGTGGGCGCTGATTATGCTGAactacgatttcgacatccagcACATTTCCACCAACGATTTCGGTTGCGCCGACATGCTATCCCGGCTCATCGATCGGACCGCCCGTCCGGAAGAGGAATACGTCGTGGCAGCAATCAACCTGGAAGAAGACATGGTGAGTATCGTTAACGACTCGCTAGACAAACTTCCAGTCTCATTCACAGCGTTACAACATGCGACGAAGGAGAACAAGGTCCTGAAATCGGTGGCGAGTTTCATCGAGAAAGGCTGGCCACGTGACTCGAAGTCGGTCAACGATCCGGATCTCTTGCCGTACTACAATCGGCGGGACTCTCTCAGCATCGTCAATGGCTGCGTGATGCTACACGACCGTGTGGTGGTCCCTGaccaattccggaagaaaatcctgaagcagtTCCACCGAGGCCACCCAGGAGTGGTTCGCATGAAGGCAATCGCTCGCAGTTTCGTGTACTGGCCCGGCATCGACGACGAAATCGAGGAGTTCGTCCGCAACTGCAATCCCTGCTGCGTAGCTGGCAAAGCGCCGGTCAAAACAACCCTCGAATCCTGGCCTGCACCGTCGAAACCATGGTCCAGAATACACATCGACTACGCCGGACCTGTCGATGGCGTGTATTTCTTGGTCGTGGTGGATCCATTCTCCAAATGGCCGGAGGTTTTCGCTACCAGGACGACAACAGCGAATACCACTATGCGCCTGCTCTCCGAATCCTTCGCTACTTTTGGCATACCGGAAACCATCGTTTCGGACAACGGTCCCCAGTTCGCCGGACACGAATTCCGGACATTCTGCCAAAGCCTTGGAATTCAGCACCTTCGAACAGCACCGTACCATCCGCAATCCAACGGGTTGGCGGAACGTTTCGTCGACACGGTCAAACGGAGCCTTCGCAAAATCCGTTCGGGGGGAGAATCACTGGACAGCGCACTGCAAACGTTTCTGCAAGTGTACCGTACCACTCCGACCAGCGACCTCGACGGAAAATCCCCGGCAGAAATCATGTTCGGCAGGCCAATCCGGACAATTTCGTCTCTCCTACTCCCGCAGACCGAATGTTGCAGTCCATCATCGAGCAAGTCTGAAAAACAAAATGAAGCGTTTAATAAGAAGCACGGTGCAATTGCAAGGACTTTCGAACCTGGTGACCCAGTCTACGCTCAGGTTCACCAAGCAAACTCCTGGCAATGGGAAGCAGCCACCGTCATCGAGCGCATCGGGAAGGTTAACTATAACGTTTTCCTGGTGGACAGGCAACGATTGATCCGGTCACATGCGAACCAACTGAAGAAGCGTGCGGCTGATCCAGTCCGTACGGTCGATTCCACACCGCTCTCCGTTTTCGTGGATGAATTCGGACTATCCTGTCCGACTCCGGTCCGTGATCCGATTCCAGGCCCGGGTAATCCAACAGTTCCTGCTATGTCCGAACCAGATTCTGGCGACTCGGAATACTTTTCTGAGTCCGGTTCCGAAGAAGCTGCAGCACCGCCACCGAATGTAAACAACAGACCGAGACGCACAACACGGCTGCCAGCGAGATTCGAGCCGTACTATCTCAGCTAA